One Phaseolus vulgaris cultivar G19833 chromosome 11, P. vulgaris v2.0, whole genome shotgun sequence genomic window carries:
- the LOC137833109 gene encoding G-type lectin S-receptor-like serine/threonine-protein kinase At1g67520: MQLIISMFEHAIRHKLQKLLSFMCLCLWWSTCIHVEAANDSLKPGHTLNYTDIATLCSKKGKYCLDFQWKDVGENQYLVVSSANNNKVVWMSDRNQPVDGDSAVLSLNRSGVLKIESERRKPIILYYPPQPINNIKATLLDTGNFVLQQLHSNGTNTLLWQSFDYPTDTLIPTMKLGVNHKTDHHWLLVSFMAKTLVTPGAFSLEWEPVEQELIIRRRGKVCWRSGKLRNNRFEHIPEDAQRRLKYTIVSNGDENSFSFTTTNEEADLWWILSETGQISDGKGYVARADLCYGYNTDGGCQRWQDIPKCRNPGDVFQKKTGYFNYLLNTSIEGNISYGYSDCEASCWSNCNCNAFTEFYSNGTGCTFFHWISAENYTFDSTGENFYFLVNMLTNHKGTKKWIWIGAVAATALLAICLFTICLALKKRKFVFQDKKRQRMVMKMVHLATCSRSSAMEDFEVDLKKGNGLKLFNYTSVMAATSGFSSENMLGEGGFGPVYKGILLTGQEIAVKRLSKTSGQGIVEFKNELTLICELQHMNLVQLLGCCIHEEERILIYEYMPNKSLDFYLFDSTRGKLLDWKKRFKIIEGISQGLLYLHKYSRLKIILKASNILLDENMNPKISDFGMARIFTQESVSNTNRIVGTHGYMSPEYIMEGVFSTKSDVYSFGVLLLEIVGGRRSLGCYGVDRPLNMIGHTWELWKDGASSELVDPSIKESFDPNEVQRCIHIGLLCVQHYADDRPTMSDIVSMLTNKSEIVSLPERPAFYVGRKIIHHELSSKGFCADSTVEITTSTVEITTSTIDMTDS, from the exons ATGCAGCTTATTATTTCCATGTTTGAGCATGCTATCAGGCATAAGCTACAGAAGCTGCTTTCTTTCATGTGCTTGTGCTTGTGGTGGAGTACTTGTATTCATGTTGAAGCAGCAAATGACAGTTTAAAGCCTGGTCATACACTGAATTACACAGATATAGCAACATTATGTTCAAAAAAGGGCAAATATTGTCTAGATTTTCAATGGAAGGATGTTGGTGAGAACCAATATTTGGTTGTATCCAgtgcaaataataataaagtagtTTGGATGAGTGATAGAAACCAACCTGTTGACGGAGATTCTGCAGTTCTGTCACTTAACCGCTCAGGTGTGCTGAAAATTGAATCTGAACGTAGGAAGCCAATAATCCTGTATTATCCACCTCAACCTATCAACAACATTAAGGCCACCTTGTTGGACACAGGCAATTTTGTGCTTCAACAACTTCACTCCAATGGGACAAACACTCTCTTGTGGCAGAGTTTTGATTATCCCACTGACACTTTGATCCCCACCATGAAGTTAGGTGTTAACCACAAAACAGACCATCATTGGTTACTGGTTTCATTTATGGCCAAAACACTTGTAACTCCCGGTGCCTTTAGCCTTGAATGGGAACCTGTGGAACAAGAATTGATCATAAGAAGACGGGGAAAAGTTTGTTGGAGAAGTGGGAAACTGAGGAACAATAGGTTTGAGCACATTCCAGAGGATGCACAACGCAGGTTGAAGTATACCATTGTGTCTAATGGGGATGAAAACTCCTTCTCTTTCACAACTACAAATGAAGAGGCTGACCTGTGGTGGATTCTCTCAGAAACTGGGCAGATATCTGATGGTAAAGGATACGTTGCAAGGGCTGATTTGTGTTATGGATATAACACAGATGGAGGGTGCCAAAGATGGCAGGATATACCCAAGTGTAGGAATCCTGGTGATGTGTTCCAGAAAAAGACTGGTTACTTCAATTATCTTCTGAATACAAGCATTGAAGGAAATATAAGTTATGGTTACAGTGATTGTGAGGCCAGTTGCTGGAGCAATTGTAATTGCAATGCATTCACAGAATTTTATTCTAATGGAACTGGATGCACATTCTTTCACTGGATTTCCGCGGAAAATTATACTTTTGATAGTACTGGTGAAAACTTTTACTTCCTGGTGAACATGTTAACTAATCATAAGG GTACAAAAAAGTGGATATGGATAGGTGCAGTAGCAGCAACTGCTCTACTTGCAATTTGCCTATTCACTATTTGCCTAGCCTTAAAGAAACGAAAATTCGTGTTTCAAG ACAAGAAAAGGCAAAGAATGGTGATGAAGATGGTACATTTGGCAACTTGTAGTCGGTCATCTGCAATGGAAGATTTTGAAGTTGATTTAAAAAAGGGAAATGGcctaaaattgtttaattataCATCAGTTATGGCAGCAACAAGTGGATTTTCATCTGAGAATATGTTaggagaaggaggctttggacCCGTTTATAAG GGAATTCTTCTAACAGGCCAAGAGATTGCTGTAAAAAGACTTTCAAAAACATCTGGGCAAGGAATTGTGGAGTTTAAGAATGAACTAACACTAATATGTGAACTTCAGCATATGAATCTTGTGCAACTACTTGGTTGTTGCATTCATGAAGAAGAGAGGATTCTAATTTATGAGTATATGCCAAATAAAAGTTTGGATTTCTATCTATTCG ATTCTACAAGAGGAAAATTATTAGATTGGAAGAAACGGTTCAAAATAATAGAAGGAATTTCCCAAGGATTACTTTATCTTCATAAGTACTCAAGACTCAAAATCATCTTGAAAGCTAGCAACATTCTTTTAGATGAAAATATGAATCCAAAAATATCAGATTTTGGGATGGCAAGAATATTCACACAAGAATCAGTCTCAAATACCAATAGAATTGTTGGGACACA tggttaCATGTCTCCAGAATATATTATGGAAGGAGTTTTCTCTACAAAGTCTGACGTTTATAGTTTTGGAGTGTTGCTACTTGAAATTGTTGGTGGAAGAAGAAGCCTTGGTTGCTATGGTGTTGATAGACCATTAAATATGATAGGACAT ACATGGGAGTTATGGAAAGATGGTGCGTCTTCAGAGTTAGTGGATCCATCAATAAAGGAGTCATTTGATCCTAATGAAGTGCAAAGATGCATTCATATTGGTCTCTTGTGTGTACAACATTATGCAGATGATCGACCAACCATGTCTGACATTGTATCAATGTTGACAAACAAAAGTGAAATAGTTTCCTTACCTGAAAGACCAGCATTCTACGTTGGAAGAAAAATCATTCATCATGAATTATCTTCAAAGGGGTTTTGTGCTGATTCTACAGTAGAGATTACAACATCGACAGTAGAGATTACAACATCTACAATAGACATGACCGATTCCTAA